From Hydractinia symbiolongicarpus strain clone_291-10 chromosome 11, HSymV2.1, whole genome shotgun sequence, the proteins below share one genomic window:
- the LOC130614455 gene encoding uncharacterized protein LOC130614455, which yields MEAHKRTLHGGVSLSMAEVRREYWIPRLRQFTKRIRHKCHGCKGHRAIAFTEPPPGLIPKGRVEGTKVFEVIRVDYAGPLICQVSNNEEEKAYILLFSCSLSRAIHLELLPDQTTEGFIRSLKRFTARRGRPRKIYSDNAKTFESAARWLHKIMNSERLNDYLAREEITWQFNLSRAPWWSGQFERLVGLVKQAMYKSIGRTSLSFSELEDVLLDVKQTLNNRPLSYVEDDIQQEILTPNSWIFGQINRVPTEEDKHDVEKGDLRKRFKFIQRCKEATWQRWSQEYVRSLRERHNLKHELKREEPKPGDVVMIKGDRKNRGKWTIGVVTNTFVGRDRITRAVELRTSKNTLERAVQHLYSLELSCDIAPKNDNVTSTLNAEANEFRPKRNASATARVQIENQADFKMNQ from the coding sequence ATGGAAGCCCACAAAAGAACGCTCCATGGGGGAGTATCACTGAGTATGGCGGAAGTTAGACGGGAATATTGGATACCCCGATTGAGGCAATTTACAAAGAGAATCAGACACAAATGTCATGGATGTAAGGGACATCGTGCCATTGCCTTTACTGAACCACCACCAGGATTAATCCCCAAGGGTAGAGTGGAAGGAACGAAAGTCTTCGAAGTAATCAGAGTGGATTATGCAGGACCACTTATATGTCAAGTAAGTAACAATGAAGAAGAAAAGGCTTATATTCTTCTGTTTTCATGTAGCCTTTCCAGAGCAATTCATCTCGAATTATTACCAGATCAGACAACTGAAGGATTTATCCGAAGTTTAAAGAGGTTCACAGCCCGAAGAGGAAGACCAAGGAAAATATACTCCGATAATGCAAAAACTTTCGAGTCTGCTGCAAGATGGCTACACAAGATTATGAACAGTGAAAGATTGAACGATTATCTTGCAAGAGAAGAAATTACATGGCAGTTCAATCTAAGTCGTGCTCCTTGGTGGAGTGGGCAGTTTGAGCGTTTGGTTGGTCTTGTTAAGCAAGCGATGTACAAGTCTATTGGAAGAACTTCTTTATCATTTAGTGAGTTGGAGGATGTATTGCTTGATGTTAAACAAACTCTCAACAACAGGCCCTTATCATACGTCGAAGATGATATTCAACAAGAAATTCTTACGCCCAACAGCTGGATATTTGGACAAATCAATCGAGTTCCAACTGAAGAAGATAAGCATGATGTCGAGAAAGGAGATCTGCGGAAGAGGTTTAAATTTATTCAAAGATGTAAGGAAGCTACATGGCAGAGATGGTCTCAAGAGTATGTGAGATCACTTCGAGAAAGACATAACTTGAAGCACGAGCTGAAGAGAGAAGAACCGAAACCTGGAGATGTCGTGATGATCAAGGGAGACAGAAAGAACAGAGGAAAATGGACAATTGGTGTCGTAACGAATACCTTCGTTGGCAGAGACAGGATTACAAGAGCGGTAGAACTACGAACGAGCAAGAACACCTTAGAACGAGCGGTTCAACATCTGTATTCCTTAGAACTTTCATGCGACATCGCACCGAAAAACGACAACGTAACGTCAACCTTGAATGCTGAAGCGAACGAATTTCGACCGAAACGAAATGCATCTGCTACAGCGAGAGTTCAGATTGAAAACCAAGCTGACTTCAAGATGAATCAGTAA